The genomic region GGTTGGTGAAGGCCACGCTGAGGCGTTCGCGCTTTTCGCCCGGGGACGGCGGGAACCGCTGGGCGACCAGGAAGAAGAAGGCCTGGCCGACGCTGACGAGAAAGAAGGGGGTTCGCAGGACCCGGTACCCGAGCCGCTTCAGCCCCGGCGCCGCCCGGTACTCCTCCACGGTCAGGGTCGAGATGTCGCCGAGGCCCCGGCGGTCCAGGTCCGCGCAGGTGTTGTGGTGGACGAGGTGGTTGTGTCGCCAGTGGTGATAGGGCGTGAAGGTCAGGATGCCGGTCACGTAGCCCAGGGCCGTGTTCGCCCCCCGGGAAGCGAAGAAGGAGCCGTGGGTGCAGTCGTGGAAGAGGATGAAGATGCGCACCAGGAGGAAGGCCGCCACCACCATCGTCGCGGCGATCACCACCGGGTGGGCCTTCCGCTGGACCAGCCAGACCAGCGCCGCCCAGCAGGCAAGGTAGGGGATCAGCGTGTCGGCGATCTGCAGGAGGGCCTTTCGCCGGTCCGGCCCGGCGAAGGGGGCGATCCGCTTTCGCAGGGACTGGAGGGTCGGGTCGTTCGGCGGGTTGAGTGTTTCCATTGTTTACCCACGGGTTGGCGGTACCGAATGCAATCGCGATGGCCTCGCAACAGTCGGAAATCGAAGGGGAAAGGGGTGTTAAGACCTTTGTTTGAGCCATCGCCCGGAAGGCGATGGCACTTTTTCGACCGCAGCAATTGTAGCCTTCAAACGACAAGAAAACAAGCGGGGATGCCCGGCTGCGCCGGGGGCCGGTCAGAAGCGGTGGCAGGAGGGGAGCCCGTTCTTCTCGAAGTAGCGCTGGTGATACTCCTCCGCCCGCCAGAACGGCCCCGCGGGGGTGACCCGGGTGACCACGGGCGAGCGGAAGCGCCGCGACGACGCCAGTTCCCCCAGCACCTCCCGGGCAACGCGCTCCTGCTCCGGGGTGTGGACGAAGATCTCCGAGCGGTACTGCGTCCCGACGTCCGGGCCCTGGCGGTTGAGGGTCGTGGGGTCGTGCAGGCGGAAGAAGAACTCCACCAGTTGACGGTAGGACACCCGGGCGGGGTCGAAGGTCACCTGCGCCACCTCGGCGTGGCCGGTCCGGCCGGTGCAGACCTCCCGGTAGCCGGGGTTCGCCATCGTGCCCCCCATGTAGCCGACGGCGACGTCCGTCACCCCGGGGACGGTCCGGAAGGCCGACTCCACCCCCCAGAAGCACCCGGCCCCGAACGTGGCGGTCTCCTCCCGCGGGGCGGGCGCCGGGGACGGCGGGGTGTCGGGGAGGCCGAAGAGGGGGGCGTAACGCCCGTACCCCTGCGCCGACAACTCCGCCGCCGGGACGAAGCGCAGCGAGGCGGAGTTGATGCAGTAGCGCAGGCCCGTGGGCTCCGGGCCGTCGTCGAAGACGTGCCCCAGGTGCGAGTCGCTGCGGGCGGACCGGACCTCCACCCGCCGCATGCCCAGGCTCAGGTCCTCGAGCAGGGCGACGTTCCCCTTTTCGAGCGGCTGGGTGAAGCTCGGCCAACCGGTGCCCGAGTCGAACTTGTCCCGGGAGGCGAAGAGGGGGTCGCCCGAGAGGGCGTCCACGTAGATCCCGGGGTCGTGGTTGTCCCAGTACGCGTTGGCGAAGGGCCGCTCGGTGCCGTTGCGCTTCATCACGCGGTACTGTTCGGGGGTCAGGATCCGGCGCAGTTCGGCGTCGTCGGTGGGGAGCCCGCAGGCGGGGCCCTTCCCGTCGGCGGGGCGCGCGCAGCTGTTGTTTTTCGGGTCTTTGGGGTCGGACATGGCGTGAAAACCTCCGTTTCCGGTGGTGGGCGTGCCGCAGAGGGAGAACAGCAGGAGGACCGTCACCACCGGCAGCAGCGGCGGGAAGGCGGTGGAAGGTCGGGACTGGTCGAACATGCGTCACCTCCGTCGCGTTTTGGATGCGGCCGCGGGGGCGAAGGCTTCAGCCGAAGAATCCAGAATCCAGAATCCAGAATTCAGAAGACAGGCAGGAGGGGGAGACGGCCGTGAGGCGGTGGGAGGCGGGAGACGGGGGAAAGGAGAGGGCGGCTGGCCTGCGAACCGTGATGGGAGACGCCGCTTCTCCGTGCCTCCGTGCCTCCGTGAGAGAAATTCCGGAAGGTCTTTCCCGCAGGCGAGGCGACCCGTGAAGGCGAACTTTCGTGCTCCTAGGCCGCATCCCCGGCGATCCGGTTTTCTTCGCGGTCTTCGCGCCTTTGCGAGATCCCGATCCGGATCGGCTCTCGCCAGGGCGCCAGGCTCGCAAAGGAAGACGGCCTTGGCCGCAAGTCCTCGAAGTGGGTCGCGACGGGGGTGTCGCGTTGTCCCGCGGCCTTCAGGCGCGTGCAGCACCCCTTTTGCCTATCCGCGCAAGCTGAAGCTTGCGCCACCTCTTCAGGGCGCGTCATCCGGATTCGCCGGGTCGAACCGAACCCGGGAGGGCCCTCCCGCGTATACCCCGCGCGAGGAGGAGGCATGATCGAGGACCCAGCCGTCATCCGGGAGTGCCGGAACGGCAGCCGGGAAGCCTGGACCGAACTGATGGAGCGCCACGGGGCCCCGCTCTTCTCCTTCTGCCTCCGCCTGGCCCGGAACCGCGACGAGGCGGACGATCTTTTCCAGGACACCTGGGTGAAGACCGTGGCGGCCATCGGCACCTTCGACGAGACCCGCCGCTTCGCCCCCTGGCTCTTCACCCTCTGCATCAACCGGCACCGGGACCTGTGCCGGCGGCGGCAGCGATGGTGGAAACGCGTCCGGGGGTTCGTCACCCGCTCCGGGGAGGACGGGGAGGACGAAGTGTCCCGGCTGCCCGCGCCGGTGGAGAATGGGGAGGAGCGGCTGATGCGGTCGGAGGAGGAAAGCGCCATGCGGCGGTGCGTGGATGCGCTGGGCGAGGCGGTTCGGACCACGGTCCTCCTCTTCTACTTCGGCGGGTTCGAAATCGTCGAGATCGCCGGGATGCTGGGGGTCCCGGAGGGCACCGTGAAGTCCCGGCTGGCCGCCGGCCGGGCGAAGATCAAGGCGATGTGGGAGGATGGGCGATGAAACGAGCGGACTGGGAAGCGGCCCTTTCGGCGTATGTCACCCGGGTGGAGCCCCCGGGCCCGGCCCTGCTGGTACGGACCCGCCGGGCGATGCATTCCCGCCGGCCATCCCGGGTGACGGCCGCCGCCCTGGGGGCCTGCGTGGCACTGAACGCGCTGTTTTCCCTGGGGGTCCTGCTGGCCATCTGGGGCTCCGGGGCCGGCCTGCTGGGCTCCGCCCTGCTCTTCAGCCTCTGGCTGGCCATTTCCCAGGGCGTCATGGGCCTGCTCTGGGTCTGGCGGAAGGACGTCGGCCGCATCGGGCTGGAGTTCGACCGGATGGTCCGCGGAAACGGTCACGGGTCCGTCGTTTGATGCGGTTGGTGTCAAAGAAGATAAAACAAGGAGGTAGCCATGCATCCCGATTCACCGTTCAAATACGTTTTCTGGGGCCTGTCCATTGTGGTGGGGGCGCTGATCCTGGGGGTCATGACGCTGGTGCTGGTCCCGGACCTGGTCCCGGGCTTGAGGATCAGCGTGGGGCAGAGCATGTCCCGTGCCGAGCGGCCGTTCTTCCTGGGGGCCCTCGCCGTCGCCGGTTTCCTGGCCATCGGCATCCTGGCCACCATCGCCGCCCTCGTGTTCCGGGACGCCCGCAAGCGCGGCCTGGACCCCTGGTGCTGGGCCACGGTGGCCACCTTCGTCCCCAACCTGATCGGGGTCATCATCTACCTCATCGTGCGCTCCAACGTGAAGAAGGTCTGCGTCCAGTGCGGCCGGGGCCTGCAGGGCGACTTCGTGGTCTGCCCCTACTGCGGCCGGGGCCAGCAGGTCCTCTGCCCGGCCTGCCGGACCCCTGTCTCGCCGGGCTGGAAGGTGTGCCCCTTCTGCGCCCGCCCGCTGGAGCCCGCCGAAGGCGCCGCCCCCGCCCCGCCGAACGGCCGATAAGCGCGGCTTGATGCCGCGGGGGGAACGCCCGGCGGTCTGCGGCCTTTGAACCCGCGGCACTCTTTTCGTCCACTCGCGCAAGCTGAAGCTTGCGCCACTGCCTGGGGCGTTCCCGCTCCCGACATTTGTGACGGGCGTCGGGACATCCCGGAAGCGTTCCCCTACAAGTCATTCCAAATCAAGAAAATAAATTTGAGGCTCCAGCAGGGGAGACCCCCGTCTTTCCGACATTTTTCCCGGTTCCCCAACGGATCGACTGCGGATAGACTCGACATCGTGAAGGCTCACCGACACGAAAACCTGAGGCCGGCGCCCGGGGCGTGCGGACCGTGGGAGGAGTTATGATCGCGGGATGGAATGCCATGACCGATCGGTGCGAGGGGGTCGTTTCCGGTGCTGTTCATCGCCTCAGCGGGTTCCCCTGCTCCCCGGCAGGGAAAAACCGGAGAAGTGCCACGAACGGCACGAACCGGGCGGCCCTGCTCCTGCTGGCGATCCTCTCGATCCTCCTGGCCTGCGGTTCAGTGGCCCGTGCGGCCGACTACGCCGCCCGGAAGGCCGAGGCCGAAGGATTCTACGCCGAGAAGTCCTTTGCGGCAGCCCGGGCCGTCTACGCTTCGCTCGACCCCCGGGAGGTCCCGCCGGAGGAGACCCGCTGGGTGGCCTTCCGCCTGGCGGACACCGAGTGGCGGGTCCTCCTGGCGCAGCCTTCCCCGGACTACCCCCGCGTCGACGCGGTCCG from Acidobacteriota bacterium harbors:
- a CDS encoding sigma-70 family RNA polymerase sigma factor, with product MIEDPAVIRECRNGSREAWTELMERHGAPLFSFCLRLARNRDEADDLFQDTWVKTVAAIGTFDETRRFAPWLFTLCINRHRDLCRRRQRWWKRVRGFVTRSGEDGEDEVSRLPAPVENGEERLMRSEEESAMRRCVDALGEAVRTTVLLFYFGGFEIVEIAGMLGVPEGTVKSRLAAGRAKIKAMWEDGR
- a CDS encoding bifunctional methionine sulfoxide reductase B/A protein; its protein translation is MSDPKDPKNNSCARPADGKGPACGLPTDDAELRRILTPEQYRVMKRNGTERPFANAYWDNHDPGIYVDALSGDPLFASRDKFDSGTGWPSFTQPLEKGNVALLEDLSLGMRRVEVRSARSDSHLGHVFDDGPEPTGLRYCINSASLRFVPAAELSAQGYGRYAPLFGLPDTPPSPAPAPREETATFGAGCFWGVESAFRTVPGVTDVAVGYMGGTMANPGYREVCTGRTGHAEVAQVTFDPARVSYRQLVEFFFRLHDPTTLNRQGPDVGTQYRSEIFVHTPEQERVAREVLGELASSRRFRSPVVTRVTPAGPFWRAEEYHQRYFEKNGLPSCHRF
- a CDS encoding zinc ribbon domain-containing protein, translating into MHPDSPFKYVFWGLSIVVGALILGVMTLVLVPDLVPGLRISVGQSMSRAERPFFLGALAVAGFLAIGILATIAALVFRDARKRGLDPWCWATVATFVPNLIGVIIYLIVRSNVKKVCVQCGRGLQGDFVVCPYCGRGQQVLCPACRTPVSPGWKVCPFCARPLEPAEGAAPAPPNGR
- a CDS encoding fatty acid desaturase is translated as METLNPPNDPTLQSLRKRIAPFAGPDRRKALLQIADTLIPYLACWAALVWLVQRKAHPVVIAATMVVAAFLLVRIFILFHDCTHGSFFASRGANTALGYVTGILTFTPYHHWRHNHLVHHNTCADLDRRGLGDISTLTVEEYRAAPGLKRLGYRVLRTPFFLVSVGQAFFFLVAQRFPPSPGEKRERLSVAFTNLALAAILGIAAFTIGLGTFLLVQIPIMVLAGALGMWLFYVQHQFEGVYWSRHAAWDPLKAALQGSSFYRLPRVLQWFTGNIGFHHIHHALPRIPNYRLQACCEQTPQLRDVAPLTLRGSLKSLSLNLYDEQRKKLVSFRSLKLRE